The following proteins are co-located in the Podarcis raffonei isolate rPodRaf1 chromosome 5, rPodRaf1.pri, whole genome shotgun sequence genome:
- the GPR171 gene encoding G-protein coupled receptor 171 → MRITNSSGCNVYSAMEPFPYFYYLIFLIGFIGSCFALWTFLKAEQHRKCMSVYLINLLTADFLLTLALPVKIAVDLGVAPWKLKIFHCQVTACLIYINMYLSIIFLGFVSMDRCLQLIHSCKIYRIQEPGFAKMISAVVWAMVLFIMVPNMAIPIKEIKETANVGCIDFKTTVGRDWHVFTNFICSAIFLNFSAIVLISNFLVIRLLYRNRYNVSYDNVKKALVNILLVTASYIICFVPYHIVRIPYTLSQSKAITTDCSLRRTLFKAKESTLLLGVSNLCFDPILYFYLSKTFRLNVTKAFGSRKENNTPPENALTETAL, encoded by the coding sequence ATGCGCATAACCAATTCCTCAGGTTGCAATGTTTATTCTGCAATGGAGCCATTTCCTTATTTTTATTACTTGATATTTCTTATTGGGTTCATTGGGAGCTGCTTTGCCCTGTGGACCTTCCTGAAGGCAGAGCAACATCGCAAATGCATGAGCGTCTACTTAATTAACCTGCTAACAGCAGACTTTTTGCTAACCCTTGCCTTGCCGGTGAAAATCGCAGTTGATTTAGGAGTTGCTCCCTGGAAACTGAAAATATTCCACTGCCAAGTCACAGCTTGCCTCATCTATATCAACATGTACTTATCCATCATATTCTTGGGATTTGTAAGCATGGACCGTTGCCTTCAATTAATACACAGCTGCAAGATCTATCGCATCCAGGAGCCTGGCTTTGCTAAGATGATATCAGCAGTAGTCTGGGCAATGGTTCTATTTATCATGGTGCCAAACATGGCAATTCCAATCAAAGAAATCAAAGAAACGGCCAATGTGGGCTGCATTGATTTCAAAACGACGGTGGGAAGAGATTGGCATGTTTTCACTAATTTCATTTGTTCtgccatatttctcaatttttccGCCATAGTGCTTATTTCTAACTTCCTTGTGATCAGATTACTCTATCGAAACAGATACAACGTGAGCTACGACAATGTGAAGAAAGCTCTGGTGAACATACTCTTAGTCACTGCAAGCTACATAATATGCTTTGTTCCTTACCATATTGTCCGGATCCCGTATACTCTGAGTCAAAGCAAAGCTATAACCACAGACTGCTCTCTCAGGCGAACGCTCTTCAAAGCCAAAGAATCCACCCTGCTACTTGGTGTGTCAAATCTCTGTTTTGACCCAATTCTGTATTTTTACCTTTCAAAGACATTTCGACTGAACGTGACAAAGGCTTTCGGGTCGCGTAAAGAAAATAATACTCCCCCAGAAAATGCATTAACAGAGACAGCACTTTGA